Proteins encoded together in one Fibrobacter sp. UWH4 window:
- a CDS encoding glycoside hydrolase family 30 beta sandwich domain-containing protein has protein sequence MKIEMSSWSAPASLKPSGDINGKKDGVFYSGKNSTLKASSSDPYGKYAYREFASWWKRSYQAYEAVGIAPDYISFQNEPDMFAEYEETLFTPTENDTSAGYAQALNAMRDTMNTLANPPKILGPEPLGIGYNNFQKYAKALTDSKLDGYAYHLYHAGDGNDNSLANYMSPESFRSPMKAIATSYGSDARPIIMTEFCSMEENGKEEYMTGLAHIMQVGFTDGKLNSYIAWELFWGEGKGQLIGVCTKGWGSCTEDQINISPEYHAMRHYSKFVNPGWRVVSSTSEGSGLYAVAFRSADCDSITVVAINENSSSLSLNAPSVNGYNAVYAVQSVENGSKSKDIATSVSYSLPANSITTFVYTTSNTAALSCEDSPIVDPYKPADVGDTIVLVDYATTNTVSNWSGDFTVTYGTKAIDGVSSYATVPLAGCEQGSDDCSYQHAIFEVPANASDALSTCSELVITMHSQDDTTTYVNVGGAGSEWISYE, from the coding sequence ATGAAAATTGAAATGTCCAGCTGGTCTGCACCGGCAAGCCTCAAACCGAGCGGAGACATCAACGGCAAAAAAGACGGTGTCTTCTACTCAGGCAAGAATTCCACATTAAAAGCATCATCTTCCGATCCCTACGGCAAGTACGCCTACCGCGAATTCGCCAGCTGGTGGAAGCGTTCCTACCAGGCCTACGAAGCAGTGGGCATCGCTCCCGACTACATCAGTTTCCAGAATGAGCCGGACATGTTCGCCGAATACGAAGAGACCCTGTTCACCCCGACGGAGAACGACACCTCCGCAGGTTACGCCCAGGCACTCAACGCCATGCGCGACACCATGAACACCCTCGCGAACCCGCCCAAAATTCTTGGCCCGGAACCCCTCGGCATCGGTTACAACAATTTCCAGAAATACGCCAAGGCACTCACCGATTCCAAACTGGACGGCTATGCCTACCACCTATACCATGCCGGCGACGGAAACGACAATTCCCTCGCGAACTACATGAGCCCCGAAAGCTTCCGCAGTCCCATGAAGGCTATCGCCACCAGCTACGGTTCCGACGCACGCCCCATCATCATGACCGAATTCTGCTCCATGGAAGAAAACGGCAAGGAAGAATACATGACAGGCCTCGCACACATTATGCAGGTTGGCTTTACCGACGGCAAGCTCAACAGCTACATCGCCTGGGAACTTTTCTGGGGCGAAGGCAAGGGACAGCTTATCGGAGTCTGCACCAAGGGCTGGGGTAGCTGCACCGAGGACCAAATCAACATCAGCCCCGAATACCACGCCATGCGCCACTACTCCAAGTTCGTGAACCCGGGCTGGCGCGTCGTAAGTTCCACTTCCGAAGGTAGCGGGCTCTATGCAGTCGCCTTCCGCAGCGCCGACTGCGACTCTATCACAGTGGTCGCCATCAACGAAAACAGTTCGAGCTTAAGCCTGAATGCCCCCAGCGTTAACGGATACAACGCCGTATACGCCGTGCAGTCCGTCGAAAACGGAAGCAAGAGCAAGGACATTGCCACTAGCGTGAGCTACAGCCTGCCGGCAAATTCCATCACGACTTTCGTCTACACGACCAGCAACACCGCCGCTCTTTCCTGCGAAGATTCCCCGATTGTGGACCCCTACAAGCCCGCCGATGTAGGCGACACAATAGTCCTCGTCGACTACGCCACCACCAATACGGTTTCCAACTGGAGCGGCGACTTTACCGTAACTTACGGCACCAAGGCTATCGACGGTGTAAGCAGCTACGCAACGGTTCCCCTAGCTGGTTGCGAACAAGGTAGCGACGATTGCAGTTACCAGCACGCAATCTTCGAAGTTCCCGCTAATGCATCCGACGCGCTTTCGACCTGCAGCGAGCTCGTTATCACCATGCACAGCCAAGATGACACGACTACCTACGTCAATGTGGGCGGAGCCGGTTCCGAATGGATTAGCTACGAATAA
- a CDS encoding T9SS type A sorting domain-containing protein, which produces MNANAKVFDLNGNLVWSGLKGQALNADGTLRLNLRQGMYLIKTKDTTAKAIKK; this is translated from the coding sequence ATGAACGCAAACGCCAAGGTGTTCGACCTGAACGGCAACCTCGTGTGGAGTGGCCTCAAGGGCCAGGCTCTGAACGCCGACGGCACGCTCCGCCTGAACCTCCGCCAGGGCATGTACCTCATAAAGACAAAGGATACGACGGCGAAGGCCATCAAGAAGTAG